In the Gossypium raimondii isolate GPD5lz chromosome 9, ASM2569854v1, whole genome shotgun sequence genome, one interval contains:
- the LOC128032556 gene encoding uncharacterized protein LOC128032556, producing the protein MGNTRRGLKESTVRFEARAPTRAYAIRAREETSAPNVIAGAFSIFDTNVNALIDSGSTHSNGCNFLVDLMLLPFDEFDMILGIDWVLELKLESVPTVCEFKDVFPEKLLELLPVKEVDFSIELMLGTSPISIAPYRMTPTELKELKAQLLEFVDRGFVWPSFSPWGALVFVATQENPKTNEDKEENITLKRL; encoded by the exons ATGGGTAACACTCGAAGGGGACTGAAAGAGTCTACTGTTAGATTTGAGGCACGGGCACCAACTAGAGCTTATGCAATTCGTGCTCGAGAAGAAACTTCAGCACCTAATGTCATCGCTGGTGcgttttctatctttgatactaatgttaatgCCTTAATTGACTCGGGGTCAACGCACTCTAAT GGTTGCAACTTTCtggttgatttgatgttgttgccgtttgatgagtttgatatgATTCTGGGTATTGACTG GGTTTTAGAGTTGAAATTAGAGTCAGTTCCGACTGTTTGTGAATTCAAAGATGTGTTTCCAGAAAAGTTACTAGAATTACTACCGGTCAAAGAGGTTGATTTTTCTATTGAGTTAATGCTGGGAACATCTCCAATATCGATAGCTCCGTATAGAATGACACCTACggagttgaaagaattaaaagcgcAATTGCTAGAGTTTGTAGATAGGGGCTTTGTTTGGCctagtttttctccttggggtgctctg GTGTTCGTGGCCACGCAAGAGAATCCGAAAACAAACGaggataaagaagaaaatattactCTAAAGAGGCTATAG